From a single Cyclobacterium marinum DSM 745 genomic region:
- a CDS encoding SDR family NAD(P)-dependent oxidoreductase translates to MSVLNSFSLEGKTALVTGCKRGIGKAMAIGLAEAGANIIGVSATLETSGSAVEQEVKALGKTFKGYACDFSDRKALYRFIDVVKQDFPVIDILINNAGTILRKPAAEHPDEMWDKVIEVNQNAQFILTREIGKDMVSRGAGKIVFTASLLTFQGGITVPGYAASKGAIGQMTMAFANEWAGKGVNVNAIAPGYIETDNTEALRNDPERAASILGRIPAGRWGKPEDFAGPTVFLCSGAASYMHGTTMLVDGGWMGR, encoded by the coding sequence ATGTCAGTATTGAATTCTTTCAGTTTAGAAGGTAAAACAGCTTTGGTAACCGGTTGCAAGAGAGGCATAGGCAAGGCCATGGCCATAGGCTTGGCAGAAGCAGGTGCGAATATCATAGGCGTAAGTGCCACCCTCGAAACATCAGGCAGTGCAGTGGAACAAGAAGTAAAAGCATTGGGCAAAACCTTTAAAGGTTATGCCTGTGACTTTAGTGATAGAAAAGCTTTGTATCGTTTTATCGATGTCGTCAAACAAGATTTTCCGGTAATAGACATCCTTATCAATAATGCAGGAACCATTCTCAGAAAACCGGCTGCTGAGCATCCTGATGAAATGTGGGACAAAGTCATCGAAGTAAACCAAAATGCCCAGTTTATTCTTACCAGGGAAATCGGTAAGGACATGGTGAGTCGGGGAGCAGGTAAAATTGTTTTTACAGCCTCCTTATTAACTTTTCAGGGAGGCATTACCGTACCCGGCTACGCGGCAAGTAAGGGCGCTATAGGTCAGATGACCATGGCTTTTGCCAATGAATGGGCAGGCAAAGGGGTAAATGTTAACGCCATCGCTCCCGGTTACATTGAAACAGACAATACAGAAGCACTTCGCAATGATCCGGAAAGAGCGGCCAGTATTCTTGGAAGGATACCTGCGGGCCGTTGGGGCAAACCCGAAGACTTTGCCGGGCCTACCGTATTCCTATGCTCTGGGGCTGCATCTTATATGCATGGCACCACAATGTTGGTAGATGGTGGCTGGATGGGGAGGTAG
- a CDS encoding helix-turn-helix domain-containing protein — translation MENTNRYNSNKSIVVLPFVNMSADPDNEYFSDGITEEIINALTNVRGLKVIARTSSFAFKNRNEDVRSIGKKLEVGTILEGSVRKVKKRVRITAQLINTKDGGHIWSKNFDREIDDIFALQDEISLLIADQIRENYGHFDIQNHLVEAPTQKIEAYNLYLKGRYHQLKWNIDSFNLAISYYNEATKIDPSYAIPYFGLVQCYSYLFMWQAITKIEAIKQTTIYLNKLKLTRTNLPEYHLALSNCAILLHWNLKLAHAELNKTLSINPSNIDALEALSGLYIVIGSFNEGVAIIDKALEINPLSANHSFMKGNIFFYANEYKNAIEWMDIAIQLNPNLHLAHQVKMACLLLLKKDKEFNVCFDQNKQFSFAHNFWRLKNLIQGNGEKSWQKEDYKSEFLPWELYYATQSGKLDHAFALLKTGLENQIGQYFCFRHDPFLTPLREDKRFQQIKLEHPELDIKPIKSKILRGKSLIKMETDEIKTALNALVCFMDDEEGYLNPQLSLKSLSDKINVHPNKLSWLLNEHVGKNFNEYINTFRLEAFKHKALDKTYTHLTLLGLAYECGFNSKTVFNAFFKNNTGKTPSEWVRENKK, via the coding sequence ATGGAAAATACCAATAGATATAACTCAAATAAATCCATAGTGGTACTTCCTTTTGTCAATATGAGTGCCGATCCTGACAATGAATATTTTAGCGATGGTATTACTGAAGAAATCATCAATGCATTAACCAACGTACGGGGATTGAAAGTCATTGCTAGAACCTCCTCCTTTGCCTTTAAAAATAGAAATGAAGATGTTCGTTCTATTGGAAAAAAGTTGGAAGTAGGTACTATTTTAGAAGGAAGTGTACGAAAAGTCAAAAAAAGAGTCCGAATCACGGCTCAGCTAATCAATACGAAAGATGGTGGACACATTTGGTCCAAAAATTTTGACCGAGAAATAGATGATATTTTTGCCTTACAAGATGAAATCAGCCTGCTTATAGCTGACCAGATTAGAGAAAATTATGGGCATTTCGACATTCAGAATCATTTGGTTGAAGCCCCAACCCAAAAAATAGAAGCTTACAACCTTTATTTAAAAGGACGTTATCATCAATTGAAATGGAATATTGACAGTTTTAATCTAGCAATCAGTTACTATAATGAAGCCACTAAAATTGACCCTAGTTACGCTATACCTTATTTTGGACTTGTGCAGTGCTATAGTTACTTATTTATGTGGCAAGCGATTACAAAAATTGAAGCAATAAAGCAGACTACTATTTATCTTAATAAATTAAAACTTACGCGTACAAATCTACCTGAATATCACCTTGCCCTTTCTAATTGTGCCATTTTGTTACATTGGAATTTAAAATTAGCACATGCCGAATTGAATAAAACTTTATCAATTAACCCTTCAAATATTGATGCTCTTGAGGCCCTTTCAGGTCTCTATATTGTGATTGGATCTTTTAATGAAGGAGTGGCAATTATTGATAAAGCACTTGAAATTAATCCACTTTCTGCCAATCACAGTTTCATGAAAGGCAATATTTTTTTCTATGCAAATGAGTATAAAAATGCCATTGAGTGGATGGATATTGCAATCCAACTTAACCCCAATTTGCACCTTGCCCATCAGGTAAAAATGGCATGTTTATTATTGCTAAAAAAGGATAAAGAATTTAATGTTTGTTTCGACCAAAACAAGCAATTTTCATTTGCACATAATTTCTGGAGGCTAAAAAACTTGATCCAAGGAAATGGGGAAAAATCTTGGCAAAAAGAGGATTATAAGAGTGAATTTCTACCATGGGAGTTGTATTATGCCACCCAATCCGGAAAACTCGATCATGCATTTGCTTTATTAAAAACTGGATTAGAAAATCAAATTGGACAGTACTTCTGTTTTAGACATGATCCATTTTTAACGCCCTTAAGGGAAGATAAGCGTTTCCAACAAATTAAACTTGAACATCCTGAATTAGACATTAAACCTATAAAGTCTAAAATTTTGAGGGGGAAATCATTAATAAAAATGGAAACCGATGAAATCAAGACTGCTCTAAATGCCTTGGTGTGTTTTATGGATGATGAAGAAGGGTATCTCAATCCACAATTATCCTTAAAATCTCTTTCTGATAAAATAAACGTCCATCCAAACAAACTTTCTTGGTTGCTCAATGAACATGTAGGTAAAAACTTCAATGAATATATCAATACATTTAGATTGGAAGCTTTTAAACATAAGGCTCTTGATAAGACTTACACTCACCTCACTCTATTAGGCTTGGCTTATGAATGCGGATTTAATTCAAAAACTGTTTTCAATGCTTTTTTTAAGAATAATACAGGGAAGACACCAAGTGAATGGGTCAGAGAAAATAAAAAGTAA
- a CDS encoding nucleotidyltransferase family protein, with amino-acid sequence MIQNNIDEIKGACKQHHVETLSLFGSAAKNVMLENSDIDLLVAFSDDIDILDYADNYFSLLDTLQNISNRKVDLVSSKSIKNPVLKEEVYQTKVELYAA; translated from the coding sequence TTGATTCAAAATAACATTGATGAAATAAAAGGAGCATGTAAGCAACATCATGTAGAAACACTTTCTCTTTTTGGATCCGCTGCAAAAAATGTTATGCTTGAAAATAGCGATATCGACCTTCTTGTAGCCTTTTCTGATGATATTGATATTTTAGATTACGCAGACAATTACTTTTCATTATTGGATACGCTTCAAAACATTTCAAATAGAAAAGTAGACCTTGTGTCTAGTAAATCAATTAAAAACCCGGTATTAAAAGAGGAGGTTTACCAGACAAAAGTAGAATTATATGCAGCGTAA
- a CDS encoding glycoside hydrolase family 117 protein, which yields MDFKLLIYCALSVFLFQSCQSTPNSENHKEENEIAVSPEQMDKLGITNTEHLSAASKRALNWPDIGNEWFIEFSNLQPLKGDLAYEEGVVRRDPSAMLFENGKYYVWYSKSTGPTDGFAGDIDKDKVFPWDRCDIWYATSEDGWTWNEEGMAVGRGEKGAYDDRSVFTVEIMKHEDMYYLTYQTVKSPYNVRVKNQIGLAWSDSPDGPLTKSTEPILSPADNGIWIGEEQDRFAVVKKGDFDSHKVHDPCILPYKGKFYLYYKGEQMGEEITFGGRQIRHGVAIADHPKGPYVKSPYNPISNSGHEICVWPYNGGIASLITTDGPEKNTIQWAPDGINFEIMSSIKGAPHAIGLNRSADSEKEPTEILRWGLSHIYNNSDYQSIMRFSSARRTSHKAKGE from the coding sequence ATGGATTTTAAACTACTTATTTATTGTGCACTAAGTGTATTTTTATTTCAATCATGTCAGTCTACACCAAATTCTGAAAACCATAAAGAGGAGAATGAAATTGCAGTCAGCCCGGAGCAAATGGATAAATTGGGAATTACCAATACGGAGCACCTAAGCGCCGCCTCCAAGCGTGCACTGAATTGGCCGGATATTGGGAATGAATGGTTTATAGAATTTTCAAATTTACAGCCCTTAAAAGGGGATCTGGCTTATGAAGAAGGAGTCGTTCGGAGAGACCCTAGTGCCATGCTATTTGAAAATGGTAAATATTATGTTTGGTATTCCAAAAGTACAGGACCAACGGATGGATTTGCCGGGGACATTGACAAAGACAAAGTATTCCCTTGGGATAGGTGCGATATCTGGTACGCGACTTCAGAAGATGGTTGGACCTGGAACGAAGAAGGAATGGCGGTGGGCAGAGGGGAAAAAGGAGCCTATGATGATCGCTCGGTATTCACCGTTGAAATCATGAAGCATGAAGATATGTATTATCTGACCTATCAAACAGTGAAATCCCCCTACAATGTGCGGGTGAAAAATCAAATTGGACTAGCATGGTCTGATTCACCTGATGGCCCCTTGACCAAAAGTACTGAACCAATATTGAGTCCGGCAGACAATGGCATTTGGATAGGAGAAGAACAGGATAGATTTGCTGTAGTGAAAAAAGGGGACTTTGACAGTCATAAAGTCCATGATCCATGTATTCTTCCCTATAAAGGCAAATTTTACCTTTATTACAAAGGAGAACAAATGGGCGAGGAGATTACTTTTGGAGGTAGACAGATCCGGCATGGGGTGGCCATTGCAGACCATCCCAAAGGACCCTATGTCAAATCTCCTTACAACCCCATCAGTAACAGTGGACATGAGATATGTGTTTGGCCGTACAATGGTGGAATAGCCTCATTAATCACCACAGATGGCCCGGAAAAAAATACCATTCAATGGGCACCTGATGGAATCAATTTTGAAATTATGTCTTCGATCAAAGGAGCTCCTCATGCCATTGGCTTAAACCGCAGTGCGGATTCAGAAAAGGAACCTACTGAAATTCTTCGGTGGGGACTGTCCCATATTTACAATAACTCTGATTATCAAAGTATCATGCGTTTTTCTTCTGCAAGACGAACCTCACACAAAGCCAAGGGAGAATAA
- a CDS encoding Zn-dependent alcohol dehydrogenase produces MSIASKSAVAKGDGTFIITQVNLTDPQEDEVLIKMKAAGLCHTDYDSINWGKPLVMGHEGAGIVEKIGSAIKELKIGDQVILNWATPCMHCFQCQEGNQHICENNSPVVAGENGHTPGHAKLESSQWNGESIERSFNLGTLSEYALVKEAAVVKVEEPGLNFSAASIVSCGVMTGFGSVVNAAKVEAGSSAVVLGCGGVGLNVINACKISGAAKIIAVDVNPTKLELARKFGATDTILADKSDIGLLAAAKDVKELLGGRGSDYAFECTAIPALGAAPLAMVRNAGTAVQVSGIEEEISIDMRLFEWDKVYINPLYGKCRPQIDFPKIMKLYKKGELMLDQMITREYALEDLQQAFDDMLAGKNAKGVIVFK; encoded by the coding sequence ATGTCAATTGCTTCTAAAAGTGCTGTAGCCAAAGGGGACGGGACTTTTATTATTACTCAGGTCAACCTTACTGATCCTCAAGAGGACGAAGTCTTAATCAAAATGAAGGCTGCAGGACTTTGCCATACAGATTATGATTCAATCAATTGGGGAAAGCCTCTTGTGATGGGCCATGAAGGCGCGGGAATTGTAGAAAAAATTGGATCAGCCATAAAAGAACTCAAAATAGGGGATCAGGTGATTCTTAATTGGGCAACCCCTTGCATGCATTGTTTTCAATGTCAGGAGGGGAATCAGCACATTTGTGAGAACAATTCACCGGTTGTAGCCGGGGAAAATGGACATACTCCCGGTCATGCCAAGCTTGAGAGTAGCCAATGGAACGGAGAGAGCATTGAGCGCTCATTTAATCTTGGAACCCTAAGTGAGTATGCTCTTGTGAAAGAGGCTGCAGTGGTGAAAGTGGAAGAACCCGGACTTAATTTTTCGGCAGCAAGCATAGTGAGTTGCGGGGTGATGACAGGTTTTGGCTCCGTTGTAAATGCGGCAAAGGTGGAAGCAGGAAGTTCAGCTGTGGTATTAGGTTGCGGGGGAGTTGGCCTGAACGTGATTAACGCTTGTAAAATTTCAGGAGCAGCGAAAATTATCGCAGTAGACGTAAACCCTACAAAGTTGGAATTGGCTAGAAAATTCGGAGCAACGGATACGATTCTTGCGGACAAGTCGGACATAGGTTTGTTGGCTGCGGCTAAAGATGTAAAGGAACTATTAGGAGGTCGAGGCTCTGATTATGCTTTTGAGTGTACGGCCATTCCTGCCTTGGGTGCTGCACCTTTGGCCATGGTTAGGAATGCTGGAACAGCAGTTCAGGTGAGTGGAATAGAAGAAGAAATAAGCATAGACATGAGGCTATTTGAATGGGATAAAGTCTATATCAATCCCCTTTATGGTAAATGTAGGCCACAAATAGATTTTCCAAAAATTATGAAACTATATAAAAAGGGTGAATTGATGTTGGATCAGATGATCACCCGGGAATATGCACTGGAGGATTTACAACAAGCATTTGATGACATGCTTGCAGGAAAGAATGCAAAAGGTGTCATCGTTTTTAAGTAA
- a CDS encoding alpha/beta hydrolase, with protein MSSFRTSELSDKTFENDGLRFLTVKTPNLKGRGDICLFVPDDTDTLVDLPIYILLHGVYGSSWVWAMKGGAHHTAKRMMDSGEIQPAILAMPSDGLWGDGSGYLRHKKRDFEQWIVSDVPKAVYENIPSASKKSPLGIAGLSMGGYGALRLGSEFPEVFKAISAHSAITKFSEMEGFVEEPLDAYDLEHGDNDVIDSIMKNPKSIPVLRFDCGKGDELIEGNRLLHAQLLELSVPHQYEEFEGAHEWPYWQKHLESTLRFFDRNCVNS; from the coding sequence ATGAGTAGCTTTAGAACCAGCGAATTGTCTGACAAAACCTTTGAAAATGACGGTTTGCGCTTCCTCACTGTCAAAACGCCAAACCTTAAAGGGAGGGGAGATATTTGTCTATTTGTGCCTGATGATACAGATACCCTTGTTGACCTGCCCATTTATATTTTGCTTCATGGTGTCTATGGGAGTTCTTGGGTTTGGGCAATGAAAGGTGGCGCTCACCATACAGCCAAAAGGATGATGGATTCCGGTGAAATCCAGCCAGCCATTCTTGCCATGCCTTCCGATGGGCTATGGGGAGATGGCTCTGGTTATTTGAGGCATAAGAAAAGGGATTTTGAGCAATGGATCGTCTCTGATGTGCCAAAAGCTGTCTATGAGAATATTCCCTCTGCAAGCAAGAAATCTCCACTTGGAATAGCCGGCCTATCTATGGGAGGGTATGGGGCTTTAAGGTTGGGTAGCGAATTTCCGGAAGTTTTCAAGGCCATTTCTGCACACAGTGCCATCACTAAATTCTCTGAAATGGAGGGTTTTGTAGAAGAGCCTCTGGATGCCTATGATTTAGAGCATGGGGACAATGATGTGATCGATTCAATAATGAAAAATCCAAAATCTATTCCCGTCTTGCGCTTTGATTGCGGTAAAGGGGATGAGCTAATTGAAGGCAATCGCTTACTTCATGCACAATTGCTGGAATTGAGTGTTCCTCATCAGTACGAGGAATTTGAAGGAGCTCATGAATGGCCCTATTGGCAGAAACATCTGGAAAGCACTTTAAGGTTTTTTGATCGGAACTGTGTTAATAGTTGA
- a CDS encoding helix-turn-helix domain-containing protein, with protein sequence MKWEKTITTEQEYEVALARLSTIFDADADSAEGMEAELLVTLIEKYEKEHYPISLPDPIDAIKDTMERKGLKDKDLIPAIGSKTTVSLVLNRKRPLKVEMVRNLSTLLGLSVNLLIQPYALVGKKQEINQ encoded by the coding sequence ATGAAGTGGGAAAAAACAATCACTACGGAACAAGAATATGAAGTTGCTTTGGCAAGGCTTTCTACAATTTTCGATGCTGATGCGGATAGTGCAGAAGGAATGGAAGCTGAATTATTAGTGACACTAATAGAAAAATATGAAAAGGAGCATTACCCTATTTCACTTCCTGATCCTATTGATGCAATTAAAGATACAATGGAAAGAAAAGGTCTTAAAGACAAAGACTTAATCCCAGCCATTGGAAGCAAAACCACTGTCAGTCTTGTGCTCAATAGAAAAAGACCTTTGAAAGTAGAAATGGTTAGAAATTTATCAACTTTACTAGGTTTATCGGTGAACCTTCTAATCCAACCTTATGCGCTAGTTGGTAAGAAACAAGAGATCAATCAATAA
- a CDS encoding type II toxin-antitoxin system HigB family toxin, whose protein sequence is MKNIVSIKNLVLFYKKYPNAKTSIETWVSIAKDANWKKPSDVKNDFSDAKPVKNNRIVFKISNNRYRLVAQISYQKQWIFIRFIGTHAEYNIVDVNTIEQF, encoded by the coding sequence TTGAAAAACATCGTTTCAATCAAAAATCTGGTTTTATTTTACAAAAAGTATCCAAATGCTAAAACAAGTATAGAAACATGGGTTTCTATTGCAAAAGATGCCAATTGGAAAAAACCATCGGATGTAAAAAATGATTTTTCAGATGCCAAACCGGTAAAAAATAACCGGATTGTATTTAAAATATCAAATAACCGATACAGATTGGTTGCACAAATTTCTTATCAAAAGCAATGGATTTTTATCAGGTTTATTGGAACACATGCTGAATACAATATCGTTGATGTGAATACAATTGAACAATTTTAG
- a CDS encoding MbnP family protein, which yields MKKYLAIGSLVLASVSCTETEVEYIEKEVEMATAGETTLVLDARYGDADFELNKAMDYKFVDGGEEVDLKYEFSNLRYWVSNVILVNEDGEEFLVPDSHYLVEETNEIPIQEGSYNKVYPAKKREEIELSGIPVGNYSGVKFSIGVAPEYNDNLSLQSGELNPLNGMSKSSWHWHTSYIFTSISGEMEVFIDEPESKSFIWEVGSNDYYIQKEVQFESPITISSKTNSTINLEYDVEKSLEIDAPWENSFIGASTPELMEKLTNNHIAAISLVSAEFELK from the coding sequence ATGAAAAAATATTTAGCTATCGGATCTTTAGTTTTGGCTTCTGTGTCTTGTACAGAAACTGAAGTAGAATACATAGAAAAGGAAGTCGAAATGGCCACTGCGGGTGAGACTACGTTGGTTCTTGATGCTCGATATGGGGATGCAGATTTCGAGCTTAACAAAGCAATGGATTATAAATTTGTTGATGGAGGTGAGGAAGTTGATCTAAAATATGAATTTTCAAACTTAAGGTATTGGGTAAGTAATGTCATATTAGTAAATGAAGATGGAGAGGAATTCCTCGTGCCGGACTCTCATTATCTAGTAGAGGAAACCAATGAAATTCCTATTCAAGAAGGAAGTTATAATAAAGTGTATCCTGCCAAAAAACGTGAAGAGATTGAACTTTCAGGAATTCCTGTAGGAAACTATTCCGGAGTAAAGTTTAGCATTGGGGTTGCGCCGGAATACAATGATAACCTTTCTTTACAATCCGGTGAATTGAACCCACTTAATGGCATGTCAAAATCTAGCTGGCATTGGCATACAAGCTATATCTTTACATCTATTTCCGGAGAAATGGAAGTTTTTATAGATGAGCCGGAGTCCAAAAGCTTTATCTGGGAAGTTGGATCCAATGATTATTACATACAAAAAGAAGTTCAATTTGAATCTCCTATTACCATAAGTTCGAAAACCAATTCAACTATTAATCTTGAATATGATGTTGAAAAGAGCCTTGAAATAGATGCTCCATGGGAAAACAGTTTCATTGGAGCGAGTACGCCGGAATTAATGGAAAAATTAACAAATAACCATATTGCTGCTATTTCACTGGTTTCGGCTGAATTTGAGCTTAAATAA
- a CDS encoding cytochrome-c peroxidase: protein MLKFQSFQWLVILFAGGLFLASCDIIHDENPPDLPNTPTLIGLQVPGNFPAPVLMPDNPISNEGVLLGKTLFYDPGLSLDGSVSCASCHDQKLAFSDGVSLGNFGVSGKNLVRHSPTLINMAWMDQGLFWDGGSKNLESQAFGPLTHADEMGMSLDNLEFRLTLDPEYTALFLEAFEDGVTFQNVAKALAQFERTLISSNSRYDKYIRNERGGELNELELKGLTIVQEKCSSCHSGELFTDNGFHNNGMDESFLDESHELSYLGRYRITFEQKDMGAFKTPTLRNVMVSAPYMHDGRFSGIEEVLHHYSEEIKDVSTTSRKLYQNNGKVGLALSEIEKKAIIAFLHTLTDEEFLQNPDFSAF from the coding sequence ATGCTCAAATTTCAATCCTTTCAGTGGTTGGTGATTTTATTCGCAGGAGGCCTGTTTTTGGCCTCCTGTGATATTATTCACGACGAAAACCCTCCTGATTTACCTAATACTCCTACTTTAATAGGTTTACAAGTTCCCGGTAATTTTCCTGCACCTGTCTTAATGCCTGATAATCCAATAAGCAATGAAGGCGTGCTGTTGGGCAAAACTCTTTTTTATGATCCTGGCCTCTCTTTGGATGGTAGTGTTTCTTGTGCCAGCTGTCATGATCAAAAATTAGCTTTTTCGGATGGGGTTTCACTAGGAAATTTTGGGGTTTCCGGTAAGAATCTCGTTAGGCATTCTCCAACATTGATCAATATGGCTTGGATGGATCAAGGTTTATTTTGGGATGGGGGATCTAAAAACCTGGAATCCCAAGCTTTTGGACCTTTAACACATGCAGATGAAATGGGGATGAGCCTTGATAATCTGGAGTTTAGACTTACTTTAGATCCTGAATACACAGCATTATTTTTAGAAGCATTTGAAGATGGAGTTACCTTTCAAAATGTAGCCAAAGCCTTAGCTCAATTTGAACGAACCTTAATTTCATCCAATTCCAGGTATGATAAATACATCCGAAATGAAAGGGGAGGAGAGCTCAATGAACTTGAGTTAAAAGGATTGACTATTGTTCAAGAAAAATGCTCAAGTTGCCATAGTGGAGAATTATTTACAGATAATGGTTTCCATAATAATGGCATGGATGAAAGTTTTTTAGATGAATCCCATGAGCTAAGCTATCTAGGTAGGTATAGAATTACATTTGAGCAAAAAGACATGGGGGCTTTCAAAACACCAACTTTAAGAAATGTTATGGTAAGCGCCCCTTACATGCATGATGGTCGATTTTCCGGAATTGAAGAAGTCTTGCATCATTACTCAGAAGAAATAAAAGATGTTTCAACTACGAGTAGAAAATTGTACCAAAACAATGGTAAAGTGGGTTTAGCTCTTTCTGAAATAGAAAAAAAGGCAATTATAGCCTTTTTACATACCCTTACTGATGAGGAATTTTTGCAAAACCCTGACTTTTCAGCTTTCTAA
- a CDS encoding helix-turn-helix domain-containing protein, translated as MQEMDISFCDMGLFGDGIDHFWVEDLKGLLEDYPTLENPHKQDFYVLLLIKKAEGEVMVDNQKIRLDRYKAVVIKPRSINYISINREAEGKIICFTEDFFSLRYNNNQLCKFTFLNQSEGCFVRIKQTDWEKWELLLLFIYNEFKQKKGEYTHLLRSYLNIILFELDRQCPYTGNQKKKSASRSKIHKFEQLIDKHYKEQKLPSFYAEKLNVSANYLNRLCKEQTGLTAGDMIRKRIITEAKRLLIYTDNRINEIAYELGFESTSYFVTFFKKYDNHSPEKFRKKYLD; from the coding sequence ATGCAGGAAATGGACATTTCCTTTTGTGACATGGGCTTGTTTGGTGACGGTATTGATCATTTCTGGGTAGAAGATTTAAAGGGTTTGTTAGAGGATTATCCGACTTTGGAAAATCCTCACAAACAAGATTTCTATGTACTTCTTTTGATAAAAAAAGCAGAGGGAGAAGTCATGGTTGACAACCAGAAAATTCGCCTAGATAGATACAAAGCCGTTGTCATAAAGCCACGTAGCATCAACTATATTAGCATCAATAGGGAAGCCGAAGGAAAAATAATATGTTTTACTGAAGACTTCTTCTCCCTAAGGTACAATAACAATCAACTTTGTAAGTTTACTTTTCTAAACCAATCAGAAGGATGTTTTGTGAGGATCAAACAAACAGATTGGGAAAAGTGGGAGCTTTTATTATTGTTTATTTACAATGAATTCAAGCAGAAAAAAGGAGAATATACCCATTTATTAAGGTCATACCTCAACATTATTCTTTTCGAACTTGACCGCCAATGCCCTTATACCGGTAATCAGAAAAAGAAATCTGCCAGCCGAAGTAAAATTCATAAATTTGAACAGTTAATAGACAAGCATTATAAGGAGCAAAAATTACCTTCATTTTACGCAGAAAAACTCAATGTAAGTGCCAACTATTTAAATCGATTGTGCAAGGAACAAACCGGATTGACCGCCGGAGACATGATAAGGAAACGGATAATTACTGAAGCAAAAAGACTATTGATCTATACGGACAATAGGATCAATGAAATTGCTTACGAATTGGGTTTTGAAAGTACTTCCTACTTTGTGACTTTCTTTAAAAAATATGATAACCACAGCCCTGAAAAGTTCAGGAAAAAATATTTGGATTGA